The following proteins come from a genomic window of Flavobacterium crocinum:
- a CDS encoding MGMT family protein, with protein sequence MAEENFFERVYAIARQIPYGKVTSYGAIAKALGAARSARMVGWAMNACHNMDDVPAHRVVNQKGLLTGKHHFDGTNLMQQLLENEGIKVVNNQIVDLEKHFWKPEIES encoded by the coding sequence ATGGCTGAGGAAAATTTTTTCGAAAGAGTTTATGCTATTGCAAGACAAATTCCTTACGGGAAAGTAACTTCTTATGGTGCAATTGCAAAAGCTTTAGGTGCTGCCCGTTCTGCCAGAATGGTGGGCTGGGCCATGAATGCCTGTCATAATATGGATGATGTTCCGGCACACCGAGTCGTAAATCAAAAAGGACTTCTCACGGGAAAACATCATTTTGACGGAACCAATTTAATGCAACAATTATTAGAAAACGAAGGTATAAAAGTCGTTAACAATCAAATAGTAGATTTAGAAAAACACTTTTGGAAACCCGAGATTGAATCGTAA
- a CDS encoding sigma-54-dependent transcriptional regulator has protein sequence MRKKQAHILIVDDQEEILFSAKMILKKHFETIFTENNPKKIISILAENEINVVLLDMNYRIGFEDGREGIHWLKEIKTLSPNTIVILMTAFGKIETAVESIKIGAFDYVLKPWNNEKLLETIDKAVVESRKNSKKPAVENGDKSEKKYFVGTSAKIRQAYSIAEKVARTDANVLILGENGTGKYVFAEFIHQHSDRKNQPFVHVDLGSLSDNLFESELFGYAKGAFTDAKTDTPGRFENASNGTIFLDEIGNIPLHLQAKLLHVLQTKTVTRLGESKPRPLNVRVIAATNSDIKSEVKNKTFREDLLYRINTMEINLPSLRERKDDIVPMANFILEQIAEKYNQENWSFEENAASYLERYPWKGNVREMENKIERALILAENNTISVLDLDILDFEEIQENDENPLSEMEKSAIEKALFKHNGNISKTAEELGLSRAALYRRIEKYDLKN, from the coding sequence ATGCGAAAAAAACAAGCCCACATATTAATAGTTGACGATCAGGAAGAAATTCTTTTTTCGGCAAAAATGATTCTCAAAAAGCATTTTGAAACGATTTTTACAGAAAATAACCCTAAAAAAATCATTTCAATCTTGGCTGAAAATGAAATAAATGTGGTTTTGCTGGATATGAATTACCGAATTGGTTTTGAAGACGGACGTGAAGGAATTCATTGGCTGAAAGAAATTAAAACGCTTTCACCAAATACAATTGTAATTTTAATGACGGCTTTTGGTAAAATAGAAACCGCAGTGGAAAGCATTAAAATTGGCGCTTTTGATTATGTTTTAAAGCCATGGAATAATGAAAAATTATTGGAAACGATTGATAAAGCAGTTGTCGAAAGCAGAAAAAACAGTAAAAAGCCAGCTGTTGAAAATGGAGACAAATCCGAAAAGAAATATTTCGTGGGAACTTCTGCCAAAATAAGACAAGCTTATTCTATTGCCGAAAAAGTAGCCAGAACCGATGCAAACGTTCTGATTTTGGGTGAAAACGGAACAGGAAAATATGTTTTTGCCGAATTTATTCACCAGCATTCGGACAGAAAAAATCAGCCTTTTGTACATGTCGATTTGGGTTCATTAAGTGATAATTTGTTTGAAAGCGAACTTTTTGGTTATGCCAAAGGTGCTTTTACAGATGCCAAAACAGATACTCCCGGTCGTTTTGAAAATGCCTCAAACGGAACTATTTTTTTAGATGAAATCGGAAATATTCCGTTGCATCTTCAGGCTAAACTGCTTCATGTTTTGCAGACCAAAACCGTAACGCGTTTGGGAGAAAGCAAGCCAAGGCCGCTTAATGTGCGTGTTATTGCGGCCACAAACAGCGATATTAAATCGGAAGTAAAAAATAAAACGTTTCGTGAAGATTTGCTTTACAGAATTAATACAATGGAAATTAATCTGCCTTCTTTGAGAGAAAGAAAAGACGATATTGTGCCAATGGCAAACTTTATTCTGGAACAGATTGCAGAAAAATACAATCAGGAAAATTGGTCTTTTGAAGAGAATGCTGCCTCTTATTTGGAACGATATCCGTGGAAAGGAAATGTTCGTGAAATGGAAAATAAGATTGAGCGCGCATTAATTTTAGCCGAAAATAATACTATTTCTGTACTGGATTTGGATATTTTGGATTTTGAAGAAATTCAGGAAAACGATGAAAATCCGTTGTCTGAAATGGAAAAAAGCGCAATCGAAAAAGCTTTATTCAAACACAACGGAAACATTAGTAAAACAGCAGAAGAATTGGGTTTATCCCGAGCTGCGTTATATCGCAGAATTGAAAAATACGATCTGAAGAATTAA
- a CDS encoding efflux RND transporter periplasmic adaptor subunit, protein MDKIIPRKNKKFRYLTIAIAVFLVVVVIVVFAFNTKRTLNVKTDELVIQKAEKAFFEDFVVFQAKVEPLNVMLVNVTEGGSVKEIFVENGAMVTKGQSLARLYNPNTELNYLTQETAIIEQINNLNTGKLNIRNQELNLTKDFVLIEHDYNDAKRLYDVNAKLFAKDVISKNDWNTFKESLRFQEERKKTIQQSIQKEKQSNQVQISQINRSIQTMEKSLEILRNNKKNFLITAPETGRLTSFEAVLGQNFQAGQSIGKIDSKKGYKLSADVDEFYLEKIREGLKGQVEFKGQNLEVLVTKVIPEVKNGHFTVELVFTSKEAITLQDGLSFGVKLILSEKNKTLVIPKGSFNQEAAGKWIFVVKGDKAERRNIKLGRENPSYYEVLEGLKEGQSVITSSYSDYKDIEELSLQKQ, encoded by the coding sequence ATGGACAAGATAATTCCTCGTAAAAATAAAAAATTTAGATATCTCACAATAGCAATAGCTGTTTTTTTAGTTGTAGTGGTTATCGTCGTTTTTGCATTTAATACCAAAAGAACTTTAAATGTTAAAACTGATGAACTGGTAATCCAAAAAGCAGAAAAAGCCTTTTTTGAAGATTTCGTAGTTTTTCAGGCAAAAGTCGAGCCTTTGAATGTAATGCTGGTAAATGTTACCGAAGGCGGTTCAGTTAAAGAAATTTTTGTAGAAAACGGCGCCATGGTTACCAAAGGCCAATCTCTTGCCCGTTTATACAATCCGAATACAGAGTTGAATTACCTAACTCAGGAAACCGCTATTATTGAGCAAATCAACAATTTAAATACAGGAAAATTAAATATTAGAAACCAGGAATTAAACTTAACCAAGGATTTCGTTTTAATAGAACATGATTATAATGACGCTAAAAGACTATACGATGTCAATGCTAAATTGTTTGCCAAAGATGTAATTTCAAAAAATGACTGGAATACTTTTAAAGAAAGTCTTCGTTTTCAGGAAGAACGTAAAAAAACCATTCAGCAAAGCATTCAGAAGGAGAAACAAAGCAATCAGGTTCAGATTTCTCAAATCAACCGTTCTATTCAGACGATGGAGAAAAGTCTTGAAATCCTTAGAAACAACAAAAAGAATTTCTTGATTACAGCGCCTGAAACCGGAAGATTAACTTCTTTTGAAGCTGTTTTAGGTCAAAACTTTCAGGCAGGTCAAAGCATCGGGAAAATCGATTCTAAAAAAGGCTACAAACTTTCTGCCGACGTAGATGAATTTTATTTGGAAAAAATCAGAGAAGGTTTAAAAGGTCAGGTTGAATTTAAAGGTCAAAATCTGGAAGTTTTGGTTACCAAAGTAATTCCGGAAGTAAAAAACGGACACTTTACAGTCGAATTGGTATTTACCTCAAAAGAAGCAATTACACTACAAGACGGACTTAGTTTTGGCGTAAAACTGATTTTGTCTGAGAAAAACAAAACATTAGTAATCCCAAAAGGAAGTTTTAATCAGGAAGCAGCAGGAAAATGGATTTTTGTTGTGAAAGGAGATAAAGCCGAAAGAAGAAACATCAAACTAGGACGCGAAAATCCTTCTTATTATGAAGTTCTGGAAGGTCTAAAAGAAGGCCAATCTGTTATTACTTCTTCTTACTCGGACTATAAAGACATTGAAGAGCTTTCGCTTCAAAAACAATAA
- a CDS encoding ABC transporter ATP-binding protein, which yields MITIQNLTKVFRTEEIETAALSGINLEIKKGDFLTIMGPSGCGKSTLLNIIGLLDSANDGSYKLLDQEMIGLKEKGRAKVRKENIGFIFQNFNLIDELSVYDNIELPLLYNNVKASERKQKIEAIAEKLNISHRLRHFPQQLSGGQQQRVAVARALVNDPKIILADEPTGNLDSKNGNEVMELLTDLHAKGATILMVTHSDYDASFSQKTIHMKDGVIFSEKLNQRNVDVFMDAK from the coding sequence ATGATCACAATTCAGAATTTAACCAAAGTTTTTAGAACAGAAGAAATAGAAACTGCTGCATTAAGCGGTATTAATTTAGAAATAAAAAAAGGAGATTTCTTAACTATTATGGGACCTTCGGGCTGTGGAAAATCGACTTTATTAAATATCATCGGACTTTTGGACAGCGCAAATGACGGAAGTTATAAATTGCTGGATCAGGAAATGATTGGTCTGAAAGAAAAAGGAAGAGCAAAAGTGAGAAAGGAAAATATTGGTTTTATTTTCCAAAACTTCAACCTGATCGATGAGCTTTCAGTTTACGACAATATCGAATTACCACTTCTTTACAACAATGTAAAAGCTTCTGAAAGAAAGCAAAAAATCGAAGCGATTGCAGAAAAATTGAATATCTCACATCGTTTAAGACATTTTCCGCAACAACTTTCGGGTGGACAACAACAGAGAGTTGCCGTTGCAAGGGCTTTGGTTAATGATCCAAAAATTATTCTGGCCGATGAGCCAACCGGAAATTTAGATAGTAAAAATGGTAACGAGGTAATGGAACTCCTAACCGATTTACACGCTAAAGGTGCTACAATATTGATGGTTACCCACTCTGATTATGATGCTTCTTTTTCTCAAAAAACCATTCATATGAAAGACGGAGTTATATTTTCTGAAAAGTTAAATCAACGTAATGTTGATGTTTTTATGGACGCTAAATAA
- a CDS encoding sensor histidine kinase: MKNWKFYNALFVRILFVMTLFLGSVLLLYKGFRFNALLVGFFVLVFLFEMYFFVKSQLLFYDKTIDSILHDDFSTHFPEEHKKGNFNSLYHLYDTLKIQRQEQTSKELIYRSILNSIDTAALILEKENDSWSIFIMNDCFFNLFKVPKVGHWKYLKNYLPGLCSEIENVDFAELKTAISIKIEEQDLQTFMLQTSRTQTYNKEYFIILLDSIQRVIEKKEKEAWINLMKIISHELMNSLTPIRALSQNLLHIVDQDKLEEDDFEDIKSSISTIINRSDHLQVFVENYRKLAMLPTPNKQMTQINALFEDCLRIMNPILKAEGIELINEINSSRSILIDKNQMEQVIINLITNSIHALKEKTEKQLILSSYTENNRFFIVISDNGRGVDPEIRDKVFLPFFTTRKDGAGIGLTLSKNIIEAHGGYLSYQTDAEKTDFVICLI; this comes from the coding sequence ATGAAGAATTGGAAGTTTTATAACGCGTTATTTGTGAGGATTCTGTTTGTAATGACGCTCTTTCTTGGAAGCGTTTTGTTGTTGTACAAAGGATTTCGATTCAATGCACTTTTAGTCGGTTTTTTTGTTTTGGTTTTCCTTTTTGAAATGTATTTTTTTGTCAAAAGCCAATTGCTTTTTTATGATAAAACGATAGATTCCATATTACATGATGATTTTTCTACACATTTTCCGGAAGAACATAAAAAAGGCAATTTCAACAGTTTGTATCACTTATACGATACACTAAAAATCCAGAGACAGGAACAAACTTCAAAAGAATTAATTTATCGTTCGATATTAAACAGTATTGATACCGCGGCTTTGATTTTAGAAAAAGAAAATGATTCGTGGTCGATTTTTATAATGAATGACTGTTTTTTCAATTTGTTTAAAGTGCCTAAAGTGGGACATTGGAAGTACCTTAAAAACTATTTGCCCGGACTTTGCAGTGAAATAGAAAATGTTGATTTTGCCGAGCTAAAAACGGCTATTTCAATCAAAATAGAAGAGCAGGATTTGCAGACTTTCATGCTTCAGACTTCACGAACGCAGACTTATAACAAAGAATATTTTATCATTCTGTTAGACAGTATCCAACGTGTGATTGAGAAAAAAGAGAAAGAAGCGTGGATTAATTTAATGAAAATCATTTCGCATGAATTAATGAATTCCTTAACGCCAATTCGCGCACTTTCGCAGAATTTACTTCATATAGTAGATCAGGATAAATTGGAAGAAGATGATTTTGAAGACATTAAAAGCAGTATTTCGACCATTATAAACAGAAGCGATCATTTACAGGTTTTTGTTGAAAATTATAGAAAGCTGGCAATGCTTCCAACGCCAAATAAACAAATGACTCAGATTAATGCTTTATTTGAAGATTGTCTGCGTATTATGAATCCGATTTTGAAAGCCGAAGGAATCGAATTAATTAATGAAATCAATAGTTCACGTTCGATTTTAATTGATAAAAATCAGATGGAGCAGGTGATTATAAATTTGATTACCAATAGTATTCATGCTTTAAAAGAGAAAACAGAAAAGCAATTGATTCTTTCCAGTTATACCGAAAACAATCGCTTTTTTATTGTGATTTCTGATAATGGAAGAGGAGTCGATCCTGAAATTCGCGATAAAGTGTTTCTTCCATTTTTTACCACCAGAAAAGACGGTGCAGGAATTGGACTTACACTTTCTAAAAATATCATTGAAGCGCACGGAGGTTACTTAAGTTACCAAACCGATGCCGAAAAAACAGATTTTGTAATTTGCTTGATTTGA
- a CDS encoding ABC transporter permease, with product MIFNWFKIFIYHLKQNKLFSFLNVLGLSIGISGVIFAILYWNNEHAYDQWNPEKENVYQVLNQIGRTGDTWTTSSIPFGQTCAATVPEIEQICFLNDWYNESVIKYQNKKLIDKKITVTDNNFFDFYPFPIVKGAKKDILKEKNSVAVSEAQAKLLFGDEDPIGKSITYQDQSYTVKAVYRIIRPSTVEPNYVFGGIIRENDLNQWGNFNYGLMIKTKKDADIATVLKKMHNVNFVNRTLKDAKASGQTVEQYIKENGEIKIILDQLKTRYLYGTKSSGSASPEGTGNLKLLYIMAGLSLLILILSLVNYINLATASAIKRAKEVGVRKIVGASKKQIITQFIFETAIIVTLAILFALAIVELSLPFYNAFLKKNLIINGAEFYLQLILIFGLVIILAGIFPAVYISNFETLKVLKGNFSRSKSGIWIRNSMLIFQFGIAAFFIIGALIVNSQVDYMMNKDLGFNGDQVIRIPFNYQDYKTKGQKYETTKQEILKISGVQQVSTFAGTFGNGTNSSSGFTHNGVFVQPRNVDMDFGFLEMMKIKVVEGRDLSPKFASDTIENWLINETLAKTLGLKNPINTIITSGWGNEKGNMKFKIVGIVKDFNITGLQNKVPPMVFLNMKALKWNNFQNVYVKVSPNNLTETLEKLKLYWEKNVNPDYPFDYEFVNKGFAKTYEEQVKQKNLFFILNLVVIVIAIFGLFALASFSMERRLKEIAIRKTLGAETDVLLKELSKQYIVFCLIGFGIGIVPAYILLQKWLEDFAFRIGISSVPFGIALISLLFLTLLIVLTKAFQVTKIDVLKYLKYE from the coding sequence ATGATTTTTAACTGGTTTAAAATATTTATTTATCATTTAAAGCAAAACAAATTGTTTTCGTTTTTAAATGTTTTAGGATTAAGTATCGGGATTTCCGGTGTCATTTTCGCCATCTTATACTGGAATAATGAACATGCTTACGATCAATGGAATCCGGAAAAAGAAAATGTCTATCAGGTCCTGAATCAAATAGGAAGAACCGGCGATACCTGGACCACGAGTTCGATCCCTTTTGGTCAGACCTGCGCGGCAACAGTACCTGAAATTGAACAAATTTGCTTCTTAAATGACTGGTATAATGAATCGGTTATAAAATATCAGAACAAAAAGCTGATTGATAAAAAAATAACTGTAACTGATAATAACTTTTTTGATTTTTATCCTTTTCCTATCGTTAAAGGTGCGAAAAAAGATATTCTTAAAGAAAAAAACAGCGTTGCTGTTTCTGAAGCACAGGCAAAATTACTTTTTGGAGACGAAGATCCAATAGGAAAATCTATTACTTATCAAGATCAGTCTTATACCGTAAAAGCTGTTTATCGCATTATAAGACCTTCTACTGTTGAACCAAATTACGTTTTTGGCGGAATTATTCGCGAAAATGATCTTAATCAATGGGGAAATTTCAATTATGGATTGATGATTAAAACAAAAAAAGATGCTGATATCGCCACTGTTTTAAAGAAAATGCATAATGTCAATTTTGTAAACAGAACCTTAAAAGATGCTAAAGCAAGCGGACAAACTGTTGAGCAATACATAAAAGAAAACGGAGAGATAAAAATTATTCTGGATCAGCTAAAAACACGCTACTTATATGGTACAAAATCTTCCGGATCGGCATCTCCGGAAGGAACAGGAAATTTGAAACTTCTTTACATTATGGCAGGCTTATCGCTTTTAATTTTAATCCTGTCATTGGTTAACTATATCAATCTGGCAACTGCGTCAGCCATTAAACGCGCTAAAGAAGTTGGCGTTCGTAAAATTGTGGGCGCTTCCAAAAAACAAATTATTACCCAATTTATATTTGAAACGGCAATAATTGTGACTCTTGCCATTTTGTTTGCATTGGCAATTGTAGAGCTTTCTCTGCCATTTTATAATGCTTTTTTGAAAAAGAACTTAATCATCAACGGTGCCGAATTTTACCTGCAACTCATTTTGATTTTTGGATTAGTAATCATTCTTGCAGGTATTTTTCCAGCTGTTTATATTTCAAATTTTGAAACTTTAAAAGTTTTAAAAGGTAATTTTTCGCGAAGTAAAAGCGGAATCTGGATTCGTAACTCCATGCTTATTTTTCAATTTGGAATTGCAGCCTTTTTTATCATTGGAGCACTTATTGTCAATTCTCAAGTTGATTATATGATGAATAAAGATCTTGGTTTTAACGGGGATCAGGTAATTCGTATTCCATTTAATTATCAGGATTACAAAACAAAAGGGCAAAAATACGAAACCACAAAACAAGAAATCCTCAAAATATCAGGGGTTCAGCAAGTTTCTACTTTTGCGGGTACTTTTGGAAACGGTACTAATTCGAGTTCCGGTTTTACGCATAATGGCGTTTTCGTACAGCCCCGAAATGTAGATATGGATTTTGGTTTTTTGGAAATGATGAAAATTAAAGTTGTGGAAGGTCGGGATTTGTCTCCAAAATTTGCCTCAGACACGATTGAAAACTGGCTTATAAATGAAACACTGGCCAAAACTTTAGGACTTAAAAACCCTATAAACACCATTATAACCTCTGGCTGGGGAAATGAAAAAGGAAATATGAAATTTAAAATTGTCGGGATTGTAAAAGATTTTAATATTACCGGATTACAGAACAAAGTACCTCCAATGGTCTTTTTAAACATGAAGGCATTGAAGTGGAATAATTTTCAAAATGTCTACGTGAAGGTTTCTCCAAATAATTTAACAGAAACGTTAGAAAAATTGAAATTATATTGGGAGAAAAACGTAAACCCGGACTATCCTTTTGATTACGAATTTGTTAACAAAGGATTTGCAAAGACTTATGAGGAGCAAGTAAAGCAAAAAAACCTGTTTTTTATCTTAAATTTGGTCGTAATTGTAATTGCAATCTTTGGTTTGTTCGCTTTGGCATCATTTTCGATGGAGAGAAGATTAAAAGAAATCGCCATTAGAAAAACATTAGGAGCAGAAACTGATGTTTTATTAAAAGAATTATCAAAACAATATATTGTTTTTTGTTTAATAGGCTTTGGAATTGGAATTGTTCCTGCTTACATCTTATTACAAAAATGGCTTGAAGATTTTGCTTTTAGAATTGGAATATCATCCGTTCCTTTTGGAATTGCATTGATTTCACTTTTGTTCCTGACATTATTAATTGTCTTAACAAAAGCATTTCAGGTAACCAAAATAGACGTTTTAAAATATTTAAAATACGAATAA